In Macadamia integrifolia cultivar HAES 741 chromosome 5, SCU_Mint_v3, whole genome shotgun sequence, a single window of DNA contains:
- the LOC122078820 gene encoding probable aspartyl aminopeptidase translates to MAEGKQREASSVVSELIDFLNASPTAFHAVDEAKKRLKNAGFEQVSEREDWKLQVGKKYFFTRNHSTIVAFAIGKKYVAGNGFHIVGAHTDSPCLKLKPISKIAKGGYLEVGVQTYGSGLWYTWFDRDLTVAGRLMIRKGKGDSASYMHQLVRINEPIMRIPTLAIHLDRGVNDDGFKVNTHNHLIPVLATSIKAELNKVVAENGSVEDGAQGDVKEKWNSENMKHHSLLLELLAAQAGCEPDEICDFELQLCDTQPSTTAGSMKEFIFSGRLDNLCMSFCSLKLIEKVIQRSFLVSADMAHALHPNYLHKHEENHQPKLHGGLVIKHNANQRYATNAVTSFIFQEIAQRHELPIQDFVVRNDMPCGSTIGPILASGVGIRTVDVGAPQLSMHSIREMCAIDDVRYSYEHFKAYFQEFTQLDAKVCVDV, encoded by the exons ATGGCGGAAGGAAAACAGCGCGAAGCAAGCTCTGTTGTTTCTGAACTTATAGACTTTCTTAACGCTTCTCCCACGGCCTTCCATGCAGTTG ATGAGGCGAAGAAGCGGTTGAAGAACGCAGGATTCGAGCAAGTCTCAGAAAGAGAGGACTGGAAACTACAAGTCGGGAAGAAATACTTCTTCACGAGGAATCACTCCACCATTGTTGCTTTTGCGATCGGGAAAAA ATATGTTGCTGGAAACGGATTTCATATTGTTGGGGCACACACCGACAGTCCATGTCTGAAACTCAAGCCCATTTCAAAG ATAGCTAAAGGAGGATATTTGGAGGTCGGTGTCCAGACATACGGAAGTGGGTTGTGGTATACGTGGTTTGATCGCGATTTAACTGTTGCAGGCAGGCTGATGATAAGGAAAGGAAAGGGTGATTCTGCGTCTTATATGCATCAACTTGTAAGGATTAACGAGCCTATAATGAGGATTCCTACGTTGGCAATTCACTTAGACAG aggtgttaatgatGATGGATTTAAAGTGAACACACACAATCATCTCATTCCAGTATTGGCGACATCAATTAAG GCTGAACTCAATAAGGTGGTGGCGGAGAATGGTTCAGTTGAAGATGGAGCCCAAGGTGATGTAAAAGAGAAGTGGAACAGTGAAAACATGAAGCATCATTCACTTCTATTAGAG CTGCTTGCAGCTCAGGCTGGATGTGAACCAGATGAAATATGTGATTTTGAGTTACAATTATGTGATACTCAACCAAGCACCACAGCTGGTTCTATGAAAGAATTCATCTTTTCAGGAAGGCTTGACAACCTTTGCATGTCGTTTTGCTCTTTAAAG CTTATTGAGAAAGTAATACAGCGGAGTTTCCTTGTTTCTGCTGACATGGCACATGCCCTACACCCCAATTATTTG CACAAACATGAGGAAAATCATCAACCAAAGTTGCATGGAGGGCTTGTCATCAAACACAATGCCAATCAGCGTTATGCAACCAATGCTGTCACTTCCTTCATATTCCAAGAAATTGCGCAGAGGCATGAGCTTCCTATTCAG GATTTTGTGGTCCGCAATGACATGCCTTGTGGTTCAACCATTGGTCCTATATTGGCAAGTGGTGTGGGAATCCGCACAGTTGATGTTGGGGCCCCACAATTATCAATGCACAGCATAAGAGAAATGTGCGCCATTGATGATGTGAGGTATTCTTATGAACATTTCAAGGCTTATTTTCAGGAGTTCACTCAGCTTGATGCTAAAGTTTGCGTGGATGTTTAA